The genomic interval TAAAATTGGGAAACAAAGGTGCGAGATGCGAAAGTGTAAGTTCACTTGGATGAATCCGCAACTGTTCAAAAACAGCACTGAGTTCTTTCGGAAAAACGGTACCGTCTGCCATGGGCCAGGGATCCTGGTAAGCAGCCACTGCCCTTTGATAGAAATTGGAAACCATCACACCGTTGATGGGTTCGGCAGGATGACTTGGCCACCATCCAACAACATGGGTCTTAAATCCTTTTTGTGTTAATATATTCCACAGTGCTTTTACTTTTCTTGAAGTGGATAATACAGGACGCACCTGCATCTTGCCGGCATCCGGCTCAACGAATCCGAGAATCCCGTGTTTATCAGCCAGTTTGCCGGTGGCGATGGAAGTCCATAGAATCGGCGACAAGGGAGGATCAAGTGTTGCAAGATTGGCAATCACGCCTTCATTTACCAGTCTGTTCAAAGTGGGCATCATGCCATTGTCCATCAGCGGGTTGATCACTTTCCAATCGGCAGCGTCCCAACCAATCAATAGTACTTTCTTAGCTGTTCTTTTGCTCATGCTGCTCCTGCTCTTTTTTTAGTTTCGCTTCTTCTATTCTTTTCTGGCGTTCTTCCTTCTTTCTTTCACCTTCTATCACCTGCTTTTTGCAACGTTCAATCAGTTGCTCTTCGAAGCCGGATTCTATTCTTTTTTGGCGCCATGGTTTTACAGCAACGGCGCCCAACGCCAATAAACCCAATGAACCTTCGGGCGGCAATTCAAAAACAGCGCTTTGCGCCGGCGGGATGATTTTTTTTTCTTCTTCAGGCATCACTAAATTTTAAAATTATCTAAATATTAAGCTACCAACCTATCCGGTTTTCACCTTTTGAAGCCGTGAAGAAATAAAAAAAAATCACGGGTAACAAATTCATTTACCAATTGCTTGCAAAGGTGATTGGTTTTAAGTACTTTTCGCTGTATTTATTAATATTAATATGAATAATGTTCAGGAGTATCTCTCCGATTTTATTTCGCTCTTCTATCCTCAGTTGTGTGGTTCCTGCGGGCATTCGCTTCAAAAAGGAGAAGACGTGATCTGCACCTTCTGCAGGCATTACCTTCCTAAAACATATTTTCACCTGGAAAGGAACAATGCCATAGAAAAACATTTCTGGGGAAGGGTGAATATTACGAGGGCCGCTGCCTGTTATTTTTTTCAAAAAGGCAGCCGTGTTCAGCACCTTGTTCACCAATTGAAATACAAAGGAAAAACAGAAGTGGGTGTTGCCATCGGAAAAATTTATGGTCATGACCTGCTTCAGTCTGTTGACTTCCGCACCGTTGATTTGATCGTGCCGGTTCCTTTGCACAAATCGAAAGAGCTGCTCCGTTCTTACAACCAGGCAGATCTTTTCAGTGAAGGCCTTTCAACAGCAATGACGAAGCCGTGGAGCAAACATGCTTTGCAAAGAATTTCGGCTACCGAAACCCAGACCCATAAATCAAGATTTGAAAGATGGCAGAATGTTGGTACAGTATTTAAAGTCTCTGATCCTGATCTATTGGCAGGCAAGCATGTGCTGCTTGCTGATGATGTAATTACTACAGGTTCAACACTCGAAGCTTGCGCGCAAATAATATTAGCCATTCCCGATACAAAAGTTAGCATTGCAACGATTGCATGTGCTGTGAAATGATTGAATAGTGCCGGTTAATAAAGATGAGCCACCTCCGTCTTTTCGACAAGTCGTAATAAAAAATGATCTTTGCCGTTCATGAAATCCGTGCGCAATTTTTTTTCACCGGTTCTATTTGTATGCTTGACAGGAATCATTTTTTATTCCTGTAAAAAAGATACCATCACCACCAACTCAGGAGACAAACTTTCATTTTCTACTGACACGCTTACATTTGATACTGTATTTACATCACTCGGTTCCACTACGCTGTATTTCACGGTCCATAATCCGCACAATCAGAAAATCAGCATCAGCAACATCCGGCTGGGAGGCGGCGATCAATCTATTTATCGTTTGAATATTGATGGTTATCCGGTGAATGAATTAACTGATCTTGAAATTCCTGCCAACGACAGCATTTATATTTTTGTAGCGGTAACCATTGACCCGAACGATGAAAATAATCCGTATGTAATGTATGATTCCGTGCTGTTTGAAACCAACGGAAATCTGCAATCTGTTACTTTACAGGCCTGGGGACAAAATGCAAATTTCATTTATGGAGAAGTGATCGGTACACAAACCTGGACGCCTGAAAAGCCCTACGTAATAATTCATTCGATTCTGGTTGACTCTGATGAAGTGCTCACCATTCAACCAGGTTGCCGGATCTTTATGCATGCGGATTCGCGTTTCTATGTGCAGGGAACTCTAAAGGTGATGGGACAGGCAAATGATTCTGTCATCTTCCGTGGAGACCGTTTAGAATCTTATTATGTAGATGATCCGGGTAATTGGGAAGGCATTCACCTCTTGCGCAGCAGTCATGATAATGAAATCAATTATGCAGTTATCAAAGAAGCAATAGTCGGTATCAGGGTTGATTCGCTTAAGGAAACATCCGCGCCAAAACTGACCATGCGAAACTCACAAATCAGATTCACCCTGTCGTCAGGTCTGCTCGGTATCACTGCTGATATTTATGCTGAAAACTGTTTGATACAAGGATGCGGGGAATGGAATGTGCAACTGGAATATGGTGGTAACTATGTATTTGAGAATTGCACTTTTGCCAACTACTCTTCCGTACTTATTAATCATCAAAGTCCTGTGGCTCGGTTAAGTAATTATTTTGCTTACAAAGATGAACAGGGCATGGATCAGATTTTGCCGGCCAATCTCAATGCAGGCTTCAGGAATTGTATAATTTATGGCTCGCTGGAAAAAGAGCTGGATCTTGATCCAACTACTCTTGCTGAATTCAATTTCACATTCGATCATTGCCTGCTGAAAGTGAATGAGGATATTGATACAACCGTTACTTCCTTCGTGGAATGTATTTATAACCAGGATCCATTATTTGTTGATCCCTTTGACCATGATGATTATCATCTTTCTGCAGAATCGCCTTGCATTGATGCGGGTGTTTTAAACGGCCTGACAATAGACCTGGACGGAAAACCCCGTACTGATGGAAAGCAGGATATAGGTTGTTACGAATTTCAACCTTAGTCTTATTTAAATGAGGTTTACTTCCGGTGTAATCTCAATACCGAATTTTTCGAGCACCGATTTTTGAATATCCAATGCAAGGTTATAAATCTCATCTCCGGTTGCATCGCCATAGTTCACCAATACCAATGCCTGTGATTTATGTGCTCCTGTATGACCCACCACTTTTCCTTTCCATCCGCATTGCTCAATCAACCAGCCTGCAGGGATTTTCATCTCTCCGCCCTTTTGCGGGTAGTTGGGCATTAACGGATTTTTTGCAATCAATGCGTTGAACTGCTTTTTACTGACAACCGGATTCTTAAAAAAACTTCCGGCGTTGCCAATCACTTTCGGATCAGGTAATTTTGTGCTTCTGATTTTTATCACCGCGTCGCTTACCGCTTTAATAGTGATTTCATTCACCCGCATTTCTTCTAATGTGCGCTTGATATCACCATAGTTGATATGCGGTTTAAAAATTTTATTGAGCCTCAAAGTAACCGCTGTTATCAGGAATTGATCTTTCAGCTTATGCTTAAAAACACTTTCCCGGTAGCCAAATTCGCAGTCAGCATTTGAGAAAATCCTCTTCTCACCGGTTAGCATATTCATTGCTTCCACTTCTTCGCAGGTGTCCTTAATTTCAACTCCATACGCGCCAATATTTTGCATGGGACCTGCGCCTACACATCCAGGAATCAAAGAAAGATTTTCAATGCCTGCCAGGTTATGTGCCACACAAAACAGAACCAGAGGATGCCAGGGCTCGCCCGCTCCTGCTTTCACCCAGGTGTGATAAATATCTTCCTTCACCACATTAATTCCGGCAATGGAATTTTTGATCACCAGGCCGTCAAAGTTTTTGGTGAAAAGAATATTACTGCCGCCGCCCAGAATTAACTTGTTTTCATTTTTAAACTCCGGATCGGAAACCAGCGCCTTAAATTCTTCTGTTGATGTTATTTCGGCAAAATATTTTGCAGTAACTGCGATGCCAAAAGTGTTATAGGACTGCAGGGATTTATTCGTTTCAATTTTCATCAATACGTGTATGCATTTTGGTTGTGGCCCGAGGTAAAAGTAAAAATTTACCTACTGGTAAGGAATAAGACGAAATACAACGTTGTTGCTCCACAAACCTTAACCCGGAAAAACCAGAACCCATTAAATATACAATATAGAGCAAAGATTTTTGAATGATGAATGTCTGTTTTAACCTGAATCAGGCGGGTTAAAGCGAAATAGTAATTTGCAATCCCATAAATGAAAACATCAAGTTCAGCCGGCCAGGTTACAGACACACTTTTCATGGTGCGGCCGGCACATTTCGGCTTTAATACTGAAACGGCCTCCACCAATATATTTCAGCATGCGTCAGCAGCAAATGGTGATACCATTCATGAAAAAGCACTCAAAGAATTTGATGATTTTGTTCAGCTCCTTAGAAGCAACAAAATTTATGTGATCGTATTACAGGACCCCGGCAATCCTGTTACGCCGGATTCCATTTTCCCCAATAACTGGATTTCATTTCAGGACGGCAATATGGTATTGTATCCGATGCTTGCGCCAAACAGAAGGTTGGAGCGACGAAGCAATTGGATCAGCTTATTAAAAGATGTATTTCATTTGAACCAGTCGATTGATTTTTCCGGATACGAAAAACAAAATCAGTTTTTGGAAGGCACCGGAAGCTTAGTGCTCGATCGCATAAATCGTAAGGCGTATGCAAATCTTTCCTCACGTACCCATAAAAAACCGCTACAGGATTTTATAGGGAAACTTGAGTTTGACCCGGTATACTTTATTGCAACTGATAAAAGCGGAAATGAAATTTATCATACCAATGTATTGATGGCCATCGGCGAAAAAACGGCTGTTGTGTGCGACGAGATTATTAAGGACGAAGCAGAAAGAAAAAATCTCCTCCGGCAATTGTCAGCCCATCATGAAATTGTTACCATCACCTATGAACAGTTGCTGCAATTCGCCGGAAACATGCTGCTCGTGAAGAACCGTGACCGTGAAAAATTCTGGGTGATGAGTGACCAGGCCTTTCAATCATTGAAGGATTCACAAGCAGACATTCTTAAAAAAGACGGAAGATTACTTCATGCGCCACTTGGCACGATTGAAAGTATCGGTGGAGGAAGTGCACGTTGTATGTTAGCCGAAATATTTTGAACTACCATCGGTTCCTTTGATTTAAAGGATCCTATTAATAATTATCCGGAGTTACCATGCCTGCGACATCTGTTTTAAATTTTTAGTATGCGCAACGAAGAATGGCGCGTGGTTTAAATATTAACACAATCATTCAGTAAACAGTCCATAAGCTGAGCATGTTTTTTTAACTAAACTGACTTCTTTTTAAAATTTGTTTCCCTGGCCAGAGGCTGCAATCATCTTCGAAAAAAGAGAAATATCAAATTCCGCTATTCCCGTCTATCTCGCTTTTACATTTCAACAGATCATTATACGAAAGCACCCCCCAAAAATGGCTAATTATATATGAGCAAAAAACCTATAGCAATCATTCCAATATCTTTGATATCTTAGCCAACATTTTCTGCTAAAAATCCAAACCCGGTTTTCTAGCTGACATTTAATAAGCCTCAGCAATACTTCAAAACTAATGAACCCACATTTTACACTTCGCCCTCTTGGCTATTTGGCCATGCCCTTATTGATGCTCCTGTTGCAGGAAATGCCGGTAATGGGACAAACGTACACTACTAAATTATCGAACCGCAGATCCATCCAGTCAGACTGGGCCGGTATCGGAAGTCAGAACAGCACCCGTGATGGCATGTACATCAGCCATCCTAAAATGCTTACAAACGCGCCGGCGATGAATTCAAAGGTGATTCGTTTTCCTTCCGGCGGAAATGCCAACTGGTGGGATTGGAAAACCGGATGGTTTGTAAACGATCCTAATTCACCGAACCATAAGCCCAATGAAGCTCCTGAATACAATACACTGGAAAATTTCAAGAAATTATTAGATGCCACGGGTGCTGTTCCCCTATTTGTGGTTAATATGATCAGTTCAACACTGGATTATCAGTTGGAAATGCTGCACTATGCAGATTCCCTCGGAATGGCCATAAAATACATTGAATTAGGTAATGAGTTTTACCTTGATGAAGATGAAGATTCCGCTTATATCTATTCGATTTTCCCGAATGCTCAGGTCTATGGAACAGTCGCTTCAAAGTGGATTGATTCCATTCATGCTCATTTCCCGAATGCAAAAGTGGCAGCGCAAGGAGCTTTTAACCGTAACAATCAGGAACGAAGAGTTACGTGGGATGAAGATCTGGTGAAAACGCTGGAAGGTGAAGATGCTATTACCTATCATGAATATTATTCCTCATCCGGAAATGAAGGTAGTACGGGTACTGGGGATGGAAAATACACAGTGAAGGATATTCCTGAATTTCTTTACCGTCCATTTAAGGCATGGAATATTTTGTCTGCTGAAGACCTGCCAACAGTTCGGCCGGGAAAAGAAGTGTGGATCACAGAATTTAATATGCAGGATTTTAATGTTCCTGTACATGGTTCATGGGGACATGCATTATTTGTTGCCACGCAAACGCTGCACTTTCTGGAAAGTGAAAAAATTACCAATGTAAATTTTCATACCGTTTGCGGCAGCGCAGGTTACGGCGGTTATTTCACAGATAATGCAGGATTTAAGTTTAAGTCAGGAGGAAGTTTTCAACAACCGCCCAAACCACCTATCACTACGGCGTGGGATCTTACTGCTTCGGGTAATGCTATTCAATTGATCAATGAAACAGTAAATGGAATGAAGTATGCTTCGCAACTAAGTTTTGAGGGGGTACCTATGGTTTCAGCAGTGGATAAAGATGATACGGTAAGTTATCCGGCACTTTATGGCTGGCAGTTTTCCAATAATAATTCTTCAGCCGCTGTGCTGGTAAATCTCACCGCCACCGACATTAAGATTAGTACAGCGGATGTTTTTAAAGGTGGTGGAAGTTATACCTCTATTTCTGCCGATCCGCTTGATTACATTGCGAATGATGGTGACGTATTGCACAAAAGCGCCACGCTTCCAGCAAATTTTACTGTTAAAGCATATGGAATTATAAAGATCACTTCCAGTTACGTGCCTGATGCTCCGCCTTCAGCCTTCGTAACAGCTGCAGGTTCTACTACTTTTTGCCAGGGTGATAGTGTAAATCTGATGTCAGAAAATGATCATTATGCTTATCTCTGGTCAACCGGAGAAACCACGAAAAAGATATGGGCAAAAAACAGCGGTAACTATTGGTTGCGTGTGTGGGATAAAAAAGAAGGTTACTGGGCGTCCGATACCATCGCTTTAACTGTGAATCCAAAACCTGCAACTCCTATAATCAAGAATACCGGCAAAGATGCATTCTGTATTGGTTCGAGCACAGAACTTACCTTGAAAGACATTGATCCTAATGTTACCTACTTGTGGTCTACCGGTGTTACGAGTACTTTGCTGACGGTTACAAATCCCGGAACATATTACGTAACTGAATCTGATCAGAATGGCTGTTCATCGGTTTCTGATGGCATTACGATTACCGTTAATCCTTTACCGCAGCCGGTAATTTCCGCCGATGGTCCTCTCACTTTTTGCGACGGCCAATCTGTGCAACTTGATGCCGGCTCAGTTTATCCAACGTGCATATGGTCTACCGGTAAAAATGGCCACCTGCTTACAGTTACTAATCCAGGATCTTACAATGCGACTGTTACTGATATCAATGGTTGTAGTAAGGCTTCACCATATGTTAATGTAGTTGTTAATCCCCTTCCCTCAGTCAATGTCACTACTAACGGACCTACTGTTTTTTGTGAGGGTAACTCCGCTACATTTCTAGGGGCTAATTCAGGATATCCGCATTATCAATGGGTAAAAGGATCAAAAGATATCGAAAATGCAACCAGCAAAAACTATTACCCTCTGTCAACGGGTAATTACAAGGTTACCATAACTGATATCAACAATTGCGTTAACCAATCTCCCGAAAAAGACATTACCGTTAATACCAAGCCGAAAGCAAAAGTAACTTTAACAGGCTCCAAAAACATTTGCAATGGTGCAACCCGTACGCTGTCAGCCTATGTTGGAAACGGCTATTTATACCAATGGATTAAAAATGACATAAATATTCCGGGCGCAACACAAAGTATTTATATAGTCAGCACTGCGGGAGATTATAAGTGCAGGGTTACCAACCTGAATGGTTGCACCGAAGATTCAAAAGTGACCACTTTTACAAGCGATTGTAAAGAATCAGATCTTGCAAGTTATGAATCTGAGAGGGAGAGCACAATCACGATCTATCCCAATCCGGCGTACAACATCATTCACATTAACGCAGTTTTTTCTTCGGAAGCACCGCTTGCTCATCTTACAATCAGTAACCTGCTTGGGGTTGAATTGTATTCCGATCAGCAACCTCTTAACGGAGTGCAATACAATAATGATTTAAAACTTCCGGACACTTTTACCAATGGAACTTATTTACTGTCTGTCAACAATGGCAGTCAGGTGATTTTTTCGAAGTTTATTGTCGCCGGCAAGCGATAAGTAAGCCAGTAAAATATTTTGCTATTATAAGGTTGCTGTTCCTTTAAGCACCCTCAATGCTTGATAACATCTTTTGATTATCCCGCCGCTTGCAGTTTTTGGCGGGATAATTAAAGGTTGTTGCAGCAATTTTCTTTCTATAAAAACATTCGCCATCAAACGGTCGTTTTATTTCCGGTTTCTTCTGAAACCGTTTGAATTTCACAGTTTTTCAAGAATATGAAATTGTTTTTCTGAATCTGCATTTTCCATTCGAAACCAAAATGGGTAAAAAAAACATTTTCAACATAATTTTATGTGTTTCAGATGAATCATTTTAATGAATGCAGCCGTGTCCAACCAAATTATTCATTTCTTTATCTGATCAGAAAGCTCCATGCCTAAAAATTCATCGGCCACAAACTATAAATTCCGCGACCTGAAAGTTTTCGGCCCTGCTGATCCTTTGGCAGAAGGTAAGCGCAAATACCAGCAGGTACTCGAAGAAACGGCCACTACCTATGTTTATGCAGAGCTTTCTTTATTCAATAAAAAATTTGATGAAGAAGAATGGAACATAAAAGTGAACCTGAAGGCATTTCATTCAAACGGAAAAGAGATCTGTGACTTAAAGGTAGACCGCATAGTAAAAACCGATGAAAATATTGTTTACATCCGCGAAGGCTGGGGAAACCCTGCTCCCGGCTCTTTCTGGAAAAAAGAACAATACTATTGGGAAGCATGGGTAGATGGCATGTTGGTTGGTTCAAAAACTTTTTATGTTGCCAATAGCGGACGAGTGACCAATGATTCTAATCCTTATTTGAATATTCAATCGGTGAAGTTATATGAGGGACCTAATAATGGTCTGGCTGTTACGGAACGTAAATACTTTTCAAAATTTAACAAAGATGAAACCCGTTTTGTATGGGCTGAAGTAGTGATCCAAAACCTGCTGCCGGATGTTAACTGGCCATGTGAAATACACTTTGATTTTTACAACGATGCCCGTCAGCTAAAAGGACAGTGCATTGAATTCTTTTTCATGAATCCCGACAGCAACCGTCAATATACACTTACAACCGGTTGGGGTTCTGATGTTAAAGGCACGTGGTATCCGGGCAATTTTACTCTCGAAATTATTTTTATGGACCACCTGATTGGCGTGGTACCATTTACGGTGGGGGAGGCAGCAGAAGAAGGAGAAGTGTCCATCCTGAATACGCCTCAGTATCAAATCACAGCACCCAACCAATCAACAGAATCAATTGAGACACTTGATCAGGTAATAAAAATTCTGGATGATCTCATTGGGCTTTCTACCATCAAAACAAAAATTCATGAATACCTCCGGTATCTGGAGTTTACAAAACTTCGCGCGGAAAAGGGACTTGCAACAGATGATAAGCTCAATCTGCATTCCGTTTTTACGGGAAATCCGGGCACCGGTAAAACCACTGTTGCCCGCCTTTTAAGCCGCATTTATGCGAAGATGGGACTCCTTAGCAAAGGTCACCTTGTTGAAGTAGACCGCGCTGACCTTGTGGCTGAATATATCGGTCAAACGGCCCCGCGAACCAAGGAAGTGATCAACCGTGCGCGTGGCGGTGTCCTGTTTATTGATGAGGCTTACGCACTGGCACGAAAGTCAGATGACAGCAAAGATTTTGGAAAAGAAGTGATTGAAATTTTGCTGAAAGAAATAAGCGACGGAAAAGGAGACATCGCCATTATTGTTGCCGGCTATCCGGAGGAGATGCACACCTTCCTTGATTCTAATCCGGGATTGAAGTCGCGTTTCAGCCAGGTATTTGAATTTCCCGACTACCTGCCGCAGGAGCTCGATGCCATTGCTGAGTTTGCACTCAAAGAACGTAACCTTATTTTTTCGCAGGACGCCAAAAAATACCTCTATGAAAAACTAGTGGAAGCATACCGCAACCGCGACCGTTCTTTCGGCAATGCCCGGCTGGTAAATGGTTGGATTGACGAAGCAAAACTAAATATGGGATTGCGTGTGATGCGTCATAAAGATCCCAAATCATTAAACAAAGAGAGCTTCACAACGCTGGAAATGGAAGACTTCCGAAAGATTTTTGCCTCCCGGGATCGTGAGCTTCCGGATATTCCGATAGATGAATTTTTGCTGAAAGATGCCTTGCAAGAATTGAATGCGCTCGTGGGGATGAACGATATTAAGAATGAGATCAATGAGATGGTAAAGCTGGTAAGGTTCTACCGGGAAGAAGGAAAAGATGTATTGAGCCGCTTTTCCCTGCACAGCATTTTTATGGGAAATCCGGGTACCGGTAAAACAACGGTGGCCAGGATTGTTGCCCGCATTTACAAAGCACTTGGTCTATTGGAAAGAGGACATTTGGTGGAAGTAGATAAGCAGGGACTTGTAGCAGGTTATGTTGGACAAACTGCTATAAAAACCTCTCATGTGGTAGACAGCGCAAAAGGTGGAGTGCTGTTTATCGATGAAGCGTATGCCCTTAGTTCTGGTTCAGCAAATGATTTTGGCAGTGAGGCAATTGAAACGCTGCTGAAGAGAATGGAAGATTTACGCGGTCAACTGGTGGTAATTGCGGCCGGTTATACCGACAATATGATTCATTTTTTAGAATCAAATCCCGGCCTTAAATCAAGATTTGATAAAACCTTCCTGTTCGAAGATTACTCACCTGATGAATTATTTGCCATTGCTATGAGCATGTTAAAAGCAGAAAACCTGGTAGCGGATGACGATGCATCCGATCACCTGAAAAAATTCCTGGCCTTCCTTTATGATAAACGCGATAAATATTTCGGCAATGCCCGCAATGTGCGCAAGATCATTGAAGAGTCGGTCAAAAACCGTGACCTGCGGCTGGCTGCGATACCAAAAGAATTACGAACACCAGATCTGCTCGGTAAAATCATTCTGGAAGACGTAGCGGAATTT from Chitinophagaceae bacterium carries:
- a CDS encoding ComF family protein, giving the protein MNNVQEYLSDFISLFYPQLCGSCGHSLQKGEDVICTFCRHYLPKTYFHLERNNAIEKHFWGRVNITRAAACYFFQKGSRVQHLVHQLKYKGKTEVGVAIGKIYGHDLLQSVDFRTVDLIVPVPLHKSKELLRSYNQADLFSEGLSTAMTKPWSKHALQRISATETQTHKSRFERWQNVGTVFKVSDPDLLAGKHVLLADDVITTGSTLEACAQIILAIPDTKVSIATIACAVK
- the murB gene encoding UDP-N-acetylmuramate dehydrogenase, with product MKIETNKSLQSYNTFGIAVTAKYFAEITSTEEFKALVSDPEFKNENKLILGGGSNILFTKNFDGLVIKNSIAGINVVKEDIYHTWVKAGAGEPWHPLVLFCVAHNLAGIENLSLIPGCVGAGPMQNIGAYGVEIKDTCEEVEAMNMLTGEKRIFSNADCEFGYRESVFKHKLKDQFLITAVTLRLNKIFKPHINYGDIKRTLEEMRVNEITIKAVSDAVIKIRSTKLPDPKVIGNAGSFFKNPVVSKKQFNALIAKNPLMPNYPQKGGEMKIPAGWLIEQCGWKGKVVGHTGAHKSQALVLVNYGDATGDEIYNLALDIQKSVLEKFGIEITPEVNLI
- a CDS encoding amidinotransferase, coding for MVRPAHFGFNTETASTNIFQHASAANGDTIHEKALKEFDDFVQLLRSNKIYVIVLQDPGNPVTPDSIFPNNWISFQDGNMVLYPMLAPNRRLERRSNWISLLKDVFHLNQSIDFSGYEKQNQFLEGTGSLVLDRINRKAYANLSSRTHKKPLQDFIGKLEFDPVYFIATDKSGNEIYHTNVLMAIGEKTAVVCDEIIKDEAERKNLLRQLSAHHEIVTITYEQLLQFAGNMLLVKNRDREKFWVMSDQAFQSLKDSQADILKKDGRLLHAPLGTIESIGGGSARCMLAEIF
- a CDS encoding T9SS type A sorting domain-containing protein gives rise to the protein MNPHFTLRPLGYLAMPLLMLLLQEMPVMGQTYTTKLSNRRSIQSDWAGIGSQNSTRDGMYISHPKMLTNAPAMNSKVIRFPSGGNANWWDWKTGWFVNDPNSPNHKPNEAPEYNTLENFKKLLDATGAVPLFVVNMISSTLDYQLEMLHYADSLGMAIKYIELGNEFYLDEDEDSAYIYSIFPNAQVYGTVASKWIDSIHAHFPNAKVAAQGAFNRNNQERRVTWDEDLVKTLEGEDAITYHEYYSSSGNEGSTGTGDGKYTVKDIPEFLYRPFKAWNILSAEDLPTVRPGKEVWITEFNMQDFNVPVHGSWGHALFVATQTLHFLESEKITNVNFHTVCGSAGYGGYFTDNAGFKFKSGGSFQQPPKPPITTAWDLTASGNAIQLINETVNGMKYASQLSFEGVPMVSAVDKDDTVSYPALYGWQFSNNNSSAAVLVNLTATDIKISTADVFKGGGSYTSISADPLDYIANDGDVLHKSATLPANFTVKAYGIIKITSSYVPDAPPSAFVTAAGSTTFCQGDSVNLMSENDHYAYLWSTGETTKKIWAKNSGNYWLRVWDKKEGYWASDTIALTVNPKPATPIIKNTGKDAFCIGSSTELTLKDIDPNVTYLWSTGVTSTLLTVTNPGTYYVTESDQNGCSSVSDGITITVNPLPQPVISADGPLTFCDGQSVQLDAGSVYPTCIWSTGKNGHLLTVTNPGSYNATVTDINGCSKASPYVNVVVNPLPSVNVTTNGPTVFCEGNSATFLGANSGYPHYQWVKGSKDIENATSKNYYPLSTGNYKVTITDINNCVNQSPEKDITVNTKPKAKVTLTGSKNICNGATRTLSAYVGNGYLYQWIKNDINIPGATQSIYIVSTAGDYKCRVTNLNGCTEDSKVTTFTSDCKESDLASYESERESTITIYPNPAYNIIHINAVFSSEAPLAHLTISNLLGVELYSDQQPLNGVQYNNDLKLPDTFTNGTYLLSVNNGSQVIFSKFIVAGKR
- a CDS encoding AAA family ATPase — protein: MPKNSSATNYKFRDLKVFGPADPLAEGKRKYQQVLEETATTYVYAELSLFNKKFDEEEWNIKVNLKAFHSNGKEICDLKVDRIVKTDENIVYIREGWGNPAPGSFWKKEQYYWEAWVDGMLVGSKTFYVANSGRVTNDSNPYLNIQSVKLYEGPNNGLAVTERKYFSKFNKDETRFVWAEVVIQNLLPDVNWPCEIHFDFYNDARQLKGQCIEFFFMNPDSNRQYTLTTGWGSDVKGTWYPGNFTLEIIFMDHLIGVVPFTVGEAAEEGEVSILNTPQYQITAPNQSTESIETLDQVIKILDDLIGLSTIKTKIHEYLRYLEFTKLRAEKGLATDDKLNLHSVFTGNPGTGKTTVARLLSRIYAKMGLLSKGHLVEVDRADLVAEYIGQTAPRTKEVINRARGGVLFIDEAYALARKSDDSKDFGKEVIEILLKEISDGKGDIAIIVAGYPEEMHTFLDSNPGLKSRFSQVFEFPDYLPQELDAIAEFALKERNLIFSQDAKKYLYEKLVEAYRNRDRSFGNARLVNGWIDEAKLNMGLRVMRHKDPKSLNKESFTTLEMEDFRKIFASRDRELPDIPIDEFLLKDALQELNALVGMNDIKNEINEMVKLVRFYREEGKDVLSRFSLHSIFMGNPGTGKTTVARIVARIYKALGLLERGHLVEVDKQGLVAGYVGQTAIKTSHVVDSAKGGVLFIDEAYALSSGSANDFGSEAIETLLKRMEDLRGQLVVIAAGYTDNMIHFLESNPGLKSRFDKTFLFEDYSPDELFAIAMSMLKAENLVADDDASDHLKKFLAFLYDKRDKYFGNARNVRKIIEESVKNRDLRLAAIPKELRTPDLLGKIILEDVAEFKLAEQTSDTRKRIGFNLPGKN